A part of Periophthalmus magnuspinnatus isolate fPerMag1 chromosome 14, fPerMag1.2.pri, whole genome shotgun sequence genomic DNA contains:
- the zcchc10 gene encoding zinc finger CCHC domain-containing protein 10: protein MATPMHRIIARRQAEANKQNVRCQKCLEMGHWTYECTGKRKYVHRPSRTVEMKKKLKEIENKPLAITGPGTEDSAEKKSKKKAKDSSGSSSDSDSSSSEDSSDSSDSSSSSSDSSSDSDDSSSSSSSSSSSDSSDSESSSDSDQGPPKKKKKKK from the exons ATGGCGACTCCCATGCACAGGATAATAGCCAGGAGACAAGC agAGGCAAACAAGCAGAATGTGCGGTGTCAGAAGTGTCTGGAGATGGGGCACTGGACATACGAATGCACAGGGAAGAGAAAGTACGTGCACAGACCGTCCAGGACAGTGGAGATGAAGAAGAAACTGAAGGAGATCGAAAACAAACCTCTTGCCATCACTGG ACCTGGGACAGAAGATTCGGCTGAGAAGAAATCTAAAAAGAA GGCTAAAGACTCCAGTGGCAGCAGCAGTGACTCGGACAGCTCATCCAGTGAAGATTCCTCTGACAGCAGTGACTCCTCCAGCTCATCGTCCGACAGCAGCAGCGACAGTGACGACTCTTCATCGTCTTCATCGTCTTCGTCCTCCTCTGACAGCTCCGACTCTGAGAGCAGCAGCGACTCAGACCAGGGCCCaccaaagaagaagaaaaagaagaaataa